One Schistocerca nitens isolate TAMUIC-IGC-003100 unplaced genomic scaffold, iqSchNite1.1 HiC_scaffold_509, whole genome shotgun sequence genomic window carries:
- the LOC126232427 gene encoding uncharacterized protein LOC126232427 — MAVEQFAAALEALLQAMGFSGRRQRQLQRRRPQRTRKGLQCYNCQQLGHTARECTNAVACLKCAAAHDTRCCTKPRGVAGRCANCGGSHAANSRSCGYLRASRRLSAAPRPAAASSATPAAPPSRSGEGCEPRRLEAATDHALAGFQAAFAAERAALKAELAAVHRQLQRLRDELRAIKKTSAVPAAAPPVPRPVGVDAATQTSVAPSPVATQVVAPMDTDDVPPRTSQSITPSASHRAVATTDSSPVEQSLVTRLQHPTQPSAVPAAAPPVSRPVGVAAATQASAASSPAAAPMVAPMDTDNVPSPSSRSVPPSASQRSATPTASSRVEPIVRELRPPQFPATAMDTAGTPPQSSHSVPTSASQRAVTPTTSSRVEPSIVARLRQPKFPASHELQPFLKGLAVTLQDGSYPFFDHPYPYSLSSVRPPLPHHPHRFSPHQLRWLNFLTKKELTLLNKHPIFSPSEWQLLADLTETHVTGLLPSHVLQSLQ, encoded by the coding sequence ATGGCTGTGGAACAGTTTGCCGCCGCACTAGAAGCTCTCCTCCAAGCGATGGGGTTCTCCGGCCGCCGCCAACGTCAGCTACAGCGCAGGCGCCCGCAGCGGACCAGGAAGGGCCTCCAGTGCTACAATTGCCAGCAACTGGGGCATACCGCGAGGGAGTGCACGAAtgccgtcgcgtgcttgaagtgcgcggcggctcacgacacccgctgttgtacgaagcctcgtggagtggccggcagatgcgcgaactgcggcgggtcCCACGCCGCCAATtcgcgtagctgcggctacctTCGAGCGTCACGCCGTCTGTCCGCCGCACCACGTCCTGCGGCGGCGTCCAGCGCCACGCCGGCCGCCCCGCCCtcccgctccggcgaggggtgcgagccgcgccgtcttgaagccgccaccgaccacgctctggccggcttccaagccgcctttgcggccGAACGGGCCGCGCTGAAGGCGGAACTCGCGGCCGTGCATCGCCAGCTCCAGCGGCTGCGCGATGAGCTGCGAGCCATCAAGAAGACGTCGgcggttcccgccgccgccccGCCCGTGCCACGGCCGGTTGGGGTCGATGCGGCCACGCAGACATCCGTCGCTCCGTCCCCTGTCGCGACGCAAGTGGTTGCGCCCATGGACACCGACGATGTGCCGCCACGGACGTCCCAGTCAATTACGCCGTCTGCGAGCCACCGTGCTGTGGCCACGACCGACTCCTCCCCTGTGGAGCAGTCGCTCGTCACGAGGTTGCAGCACCCCACGCAGCCGTCGgcggttcccgccgccgccccccccgtgAGTCGGCCGGTGGGGGTCGCTGCGGCCACGCAGGCATCCGCCGCTTCATCCCCTGCAGCAGCGCCGATGGTGGCGCCTATGGATACCGACAACGTGCCGTCGCCGTCGTCCCGCTCAGTTCCGCCGTCTGCGAGCCAACGTTCTGCAACACCGACAGCCTCCTCCCGTGTAGAGCCAATCGTCAGGGAGTTGCGGCCCCCGCAATTCCCAGCTACAGCCATGGACACCGCCGGTACGCCGCCGCAGTCGTCCCACTCCGTTCCGACGTCTGCAAGCCAACGTGCTGTGACACCGACCACCTCCTCCCGTGTGGAGCCGTCCATCGTCGCGAGGTTGCGGCAACCAAAGTTCCCGGCTTCCCACGAGTTGCAGCCTTTCCTTAAGGGCCTTGCGGTGACGCTCCAGGACGGGTCCTACCCATTCTTCGACCACCCGTACCCCTACTCCCTATCCAGTGTtcggcctcccctcccccaccaccctcaTCGCTTTAGCCCTCATCAGCTCAGGTGGCTCAATTTCTTGACCAAGAAGGAACTCACCCTCCTTAACAAACATCCCATCTTCTCGCCGAGCGAATGGCAACTCTTGGCCGACCTTACCGAAACCCACGTGACGGGCCTTCTCCCCTCCCATGTCCTTCAGTCCCTTCAGTAG